A region from the Silene latifolia isolate original U9 population chromosome 7, ASM4854445v1, whole genome shotgun sequence genome encodes:
- the LOC141592752 gene encoding uncharacterized protein LOC141592752, producing MEALACQALQKVGGALEPVISDKVMTYLGYVQNYEHNLVLLCETLEMLCVKKKALDDKVESGKKKSEKLTPEAAHWCLEVRKFSKHEAMKKLMIRDMEIAKVMFRLMKDADLKKLIEEDDGMRDLVVKLMNNIAERKRKADNGGDLDADEEKDKEVGQVLEKLIRDTMEGFKKLTRNDEKMAVAAMHLLKNRVEKLEKLMETDEEVADVIAKAKETSHTEEWLSDDNLDNVIVHENTLATKVRSLLKSVGGVIPNEEVLKALPENLRLGMEVMGVIIENSSGLQAELMDADNTANHRNCCFSLFSYNYFCDRHDMSVAAEEMLNKVKNILGRLPGNQDLTRPMRRAEMEGIPTNFVGLESRNELLRKIVKALASNDVQAVGVYGMGGSGKSTLAKEIVNSKANGIFQKTIMVEISESPNIEFIQDQIADGLDLPLYDLHGIPQKATRLYNRLKQGEQSEGGRNDTIKKILIVLDNIWKEIDLLQIGIPCEYCKLLLTSRTKNVCKAMDILEANIFEVGLLNKDEAENLFKFQVQREVTGDYKSLVDRLLEKCGGLPLSIVATANSLKGKELPLWRQFAEELEKPISCQITGARYETFSILRTSYEVMESEDKKKFFLMACLSPIGTSISIDNLMRYGIGLDLFQHVNKLSEAIDLARTWAQELVSSSMLLKGDSDEYVKIHDVVRESTMSFAPKSGINTDGQMFLVDAIPRWICKETFDKYTGISLLSQANFARLRGVKANLLQILLLKGNLNQNSFLESNFFQGMTNLKVLEVLFMNFEKGLPESMGSLKVLQTLHLVECKLGDIKLIGDLGSLLVLSFHGSSLEGLPDEIGKLYELRLLDMSKCQCKEPRIPANVIARLSLLEGLYLIGSSFKEWAVMESTSNDTGVSTLADIQDLAKLEFLNVLELRIRELVLPISDQFVKNLDKFQIFVGEQDLEQEDCETLPSPRALLMASEFDVSQELKKDNCLKALLKKADFLALMSATVKNIVPELDKEGFRDLSYLVLSNIDSISRLCEGKAPPELFYNLCRLEVKKLEKLEVLLPVNPLPLKMTTLEISDCNSLKYIFSEDNVVNKESDIIKLPCLKTLELDGVSNLISFVKESNNDDCRRPSFFNNKVALTSLEKLSLKSNKSIVKLWDKESNLDSFQNLKDLRISGCGEMESIGLPSMFLSLVQLETLSINNCKKMQQVLSDGSETQEIPKEIIPFPKLKSLDIDDMENLECFYDGSCKMAFPSLEMLELNCERMTKFAGGTSSTAFFPKTIEFPCLEHFRLFNLSDEVSVLWDLPVGISSNPLPNLKTLYIWNLIKLPSIVFPSLSDLTVKAVGDAKFIFSSSSENEGCVGTYSQFPKLEELDIQGCPDSVKQFIEDDGSTAMLNFCGQLRRLELRSALNMEVVSLHLFKSLRSVGIADLACEYLFSADGGFQQLQSLEYLTIRDCPNLEVIIRGGDKDTTVVFPRLKRLDLWNLARMTKLCSTSDIPLHFPSLEDLDIDWCNKLESLFSGEPNQVVELPSLEEVAIECCDAMKSFSTRPLKAPKLRKLDVWNCPEMEWFLSGNSNCNADLELPSLVTLTIQKCPNMKSFSPALLRAPKLQLVEVNDKPYPIAETGDLNHVLKSANSSEQTATDKNDL from the exons AAGTTGGGGGAGCTCTCGAGCCTGTGATCAGTGACAAGGTAATGACATACCTGGGTTATGTGCAAAATTATGAGCACAACTTGGTTTTGCTTTGCGAAACTCTTGAGATGTTGTGCGTGAAGAAAAAAGCCCTTGATGACAAGGTTGAGAGTGGGAAGAAGAAGTCGGAAAAACTCACTCCAGAAGCTGCTCATTGGTGTTTGGAAGTACGGAAATTCAGCAAGCATGAAGCAATGAAGAAGCTGATGATTAGGGATATGGAGATAGCCAAAGTTATGTTTCGATTGATGAAGGATGCAGATCTCAAGAAGTTGATTGAAGAGGATGATGGTATGCGTGACCTGGTGGTGAAACTGATGAATAATATTgctgaaagaaaaagaaaggccGACAATGGAGGAGATTTGGATGCGGATGAAGAGAAGGATAAAGAGGTTGGTCAAGTACTGGAGAAGCTTATAAGGGATACTATGGAAGGGTTCAAGAAGCTTACACGGAATGATGAGAAGATGGCTGTTGCTGCAATGCATTTACTGAAAAATCGTGTGGAAAAATTAGAGAAGCTAATGGAAACGGATGAGGAGGTGGCAGATGTTATAGCCAAGGCCAAGGAGACAAGCCACACGGAAGAGTGGCTAAGTGATGATAATCTTGATAATGTCATTGTGCATGAGAATACCTTGGCGACAAAAGTGAGAAGTTTGCTAAAATCCGTTGGGGGAGTAATTCCTAATGAGGAGGTTTTAAAAGCGTTGCCGGAAAATTTAAGGTTAGGGATGGAAGTCATGGGTGTTATAATTGAGAATAGCAGTGGACTCCAGGCAGAGTTAATGGATGCTGATAATACAGCCAACCACAGAAACTGTTGTTTCTCTTTGTTTTCCTACAATTATTTCTGTGATCGTCATGATATGAGTGTAGCGGCTGAGGAAATGCTCAACAAAGTAAAGAATATCCTTGGAAGACTACCGGGGAATCAGGAtttgactcggcctatgagaagaGCGGAGATGGAAGGCATCCCTACTAATTTTGTAGGTTTGGAATCCAGAAATGAGCTTCTTCGGAAAATTGTGAAGGCCCTTGCATCCAACGATGTTCAAGCTGTGGGTGTCTATGGAATGGGTGGCTCAg ggaaatcaactttaGCCAAAGAAATTGTCAATAGCAAAGCAAATGGCATATTTCAAAAAACGATAATGGTTGAAATCTCAGAATCTCCAAATATAGAATTCATTCAAGATCAGATTGCAGATGGACTTGATCTGCCTTTGTATGATTTGCATGGTATACCTCAGAAAGCAACACGTCTATATAACAGGTTGAAGCAAGGAGAGCAATCAGAAGGGGGAAGAAATGATACTATTAAAAAGATACTTATTGTCTTGGACAACATTTGGAAAGAAATTGATTTGCTTCAAATCGGAATACCTTGTGAGTACTGTAAGCTTTTATTGACGAGCCGAACGAAGAACGTTTGTAAAGCAATGGACATACTAGAAGCTAATATATTTGAGGTGGGTTTATTGAACAAGGATGAAGCAGAGAATCTCTTCAAGTTTCAGGTTCAAAGGGAGGTCACTGGGGATTATAAATCTCTTGTGGATAGGCTGTTGGAAAAGTGTGGAGGTTTACCTCTTTCTATTGTAGCTACAGCCAATTCTTTAAAGGGTAAAGAGTTGCCATTGTGGCGACAATTTGCCGAGGAATTAGAGAAGCCTATTTCGTGTCAAATAACTGGTGCGCGCTATGAGACATTTTCAATTCTTAGAACAAGCTATGAGGTCATGGAAAGTGAAGATAAAAAGAAATTCTTCTTGATGGCTTGTTTATCCCCTATTGGTACAAGTATCTCCATtgacaacttgatgaggtatggtATTGGATTGGATCTATTTCAACATGTCAATAAACTTTCAGAAGCGATAGACTTAGCACGTACTTGGGCACAAGAGCTTGTGTCATCTTCAATGCTTCTAAAAGGTGATTCTGATGAGTATGTAAAGATCCACGATGTTGTCCGGGAATCTACTATGTCTTTTGCACCAAAATCCGGTATAAATACAG ATGGACAAATGTTTTTGGTGGACGCTATTCCTAGATGGATATGCAAAGAGACTTTCGATAAGTACACTGGCATATCACTTTTGTCTCAAGCTAATTTTGCTCGTCTAAGGGGTGTGAAGGCTAATTTGCTTCAAATTTTGCTATTGAAAGGCAATCTAAATCAGAATTCGTTTCTTGAGTCTAATTTTTTCCAAGGAATGACAAATTTGAAGGTCTTAGAAGTGTTATTCATGAATTTTGAGAAAGGGCTGCCAGAATCGATGGGCAGTCTAAAAGTTCTCCAAACATTGCATTTAGTCGAATGCAAATTAGGAGATATTAAGTTGATTGGTGATTTGGGGAGTCTACTTGTTCTTAGTTTCCATGGATCGTCTCTAGAGGGGTTACCTGATGAAATTGGGAAGTTGTACGAACTTCGGTTGTTGGATATGAGTAAGTGCCAGTGTAAGGAGCCAAGAATTCCTGCTAATGTGATAGCTAGGCTTTCTCTTCTAGAAGGGCTTTACTTGATCGGTAGCAGCTTTAAAGAATGGGCGGTAATGGAAAGTACATCTAATGACACAGGAGTAAGTACTCTTGCAGACATACAGGATCTTGCTAAGTTGGAATTTTTGAATGTGCTTGAATTACGCATTCGAGAACTTGTATTACCCATTTCTGACCAATTTGTCAAAAATCTGGACAAATTCCAAATATTTGTTGGGGAACAAGATTTGGAGCAAGAAGATTGTGAAACCCTGCCATCTCCACGTGCTCTTCTTATGGCATCAGAATTTGATGTTAGCCAGGAGTTGAAAAAGGACAATTGTCTAAAGGCATTGCTAAAGAAAGCCGATTTTTTGGCTTTAATGAGCGCAACAGTCAAGAATATTGTTCCCGAGttggacaaagaaggctttagggACTTGAGTTATCTTGTACTGTCTAACATTGATAGCATAAGCAGGTTATGTGAAGGGAAAGCTCCACCAGAATTGTTCTATAATCTATGTCGCCTTGAAGTTAAAAAGTTGGAGAAATTAGAAGTATTGTTGCCGGTTAATCCCCTCCCACTTAAAATGACCACATTAGAAATTTCAGATTGCAACTCTTTGAAGTACATTTTCAGTGAGGACAATGTGGTAAACAAGGAATCGGATATCATTAAGTTACCTTGTTTAAAAACGCTGGAATTAGATGGGGTTAGTAATCTCATAAGTTTTGTTAAGGAATCCAACAATGATGATTGTCGACGCCCAAGTTTCTTCAATAATAAG GTTGCATTGACATCCTTGGAAAAATTGTCGTTGAAAAGTAACAAGAGTATTGTAAAGCTCTGGGATAAGGAATCGAATCTGGATAGTTTTCAGAATTTGAAGGATCTACGAATAAGTGGTTGTGGAGAAATGGAGAGTATAGGATTGCCGTCTATGTTTCTTTCTCTTGTGCAACTTGAGACCCTATCAATAAACAATTGCAAGAAGATGCAGCAAGTCCTTAGCGATGGAAGTGAAACACAagaaattcctaaagaaattatCCCATTTCCCAAATTGAAGAGCCTGGACATAGACgatatggagaacttagagtgCTTCTATGATGGAAGTTGTAAAATGGCATTTCCAAGTTTAGAAATGTTGGAGCTTAATTGTGAACGCATGACAAAATTTGCGGGGGGCACAAGTTCAACGGCCTTTTTTCCCAAAACG ATTGAATTCCCCTGTTTGGAACACTTCCGGTTGTTTAATCTGAGCGATGAAGTGAGTGTGTTATGGGACTTACCTGTAGGAATCTCATCTAACCCTCTTCCTAATTTAAAGACACTCTATATTTGGAATTTAATAAAGTTGCCATCGATCGTCTTTCCGAGTTTGTCTGACCTCACAGTAAAAGCCGTAGGTGATGCCAAATTCATATTTTCATCGTCATCTGAAAATGAAGGATGTGTTGGGACATATTCCCAATTTCCAAAATTGGAAGAACTAGACATTCAAGGTTGTCCAGACTCTGTAAAACAATTTATTGAGGATGATGGCTCCACTGCTATGTTGAATTTTTGTGGTCAGTTGAGGCGCTTGGAGCTCCGATCTGCATTGAACATGGAGGTCGTATCTTTACATCTTTTCAAAAGTCTTCGTTCCGTTGGTATAGCAGACTTGGCATGTGAATATTTATTCTCAGCCGATGGGGGCTTTCAGCAATTGCAGTCGCTTGAATACCTAACAATTAGAGATTGCCCAAACTTAGAGGTGATAATCCGAGGAGGTGACAAAGATACCACCGTTGTTTTTCCCCGACTTAAGAGATTAGACTTGTGGAATTTGGCACGTATGACCAAGCTATGTTCCACTTCGGACATCCCACTTCACTTCCCATCACTTGAAGACCTCGACATAGATTGGTGTAACAAATTGGAGTCTCTTTTCTCCGGAGAACCAAATCAAGTCGTAGAATTACCATCTTTGGAAGAAGTGGCAATTGAGTGTTGTGATGCCATGAAGTCTTTCTCAACCAGACCTCTAAAAGCACCCAAATTAAGAAAACTAGACGTATGGAACTGCCCCGAAATGGAGTGGTTTTTATCAGGAAACTCAAATTGCAATGCAGACCTGGAACTACCGTCTCTGGTGACTCTCACTATCCAGAAATGCCCCAACATGAAGTCATTCTCGCCTGCACTTCTAAGGGCTCCAAAATTACAACTCGTGGAAGTCAATGACAAGCCCTATCCAATTGCCGAGACTGGAGACTTAAATCACGTCTTGAAATCTGCAAACAGCAGTGAGCAGACTGCAACTGATAAAAACGACTTGTAA